TATGTAAGATACACTCctcatgaaattaattttaggAGATGGACAATCCAAAACACGGAACATGTCGGATCAACCGATATCTTGTCCACTATGTGGTGCGATGTTACGTCAATCGAGGAACTTGAGAAGACACTTGGAACTTCTTCACTTTGGACTTGGAAATGGTAGCAAAGCTGGCCTACATGTGAGACATCGAAGGAACGACAGAGGTGGAAATTATTTTAGACCTTCCTTGCCATGTATTCGTACACCACACGCACCAAGAACGGACTCTCATCATCCAAGAGCTAATGAACACTCGGACTTCCCTACGATGACACCTTTATCTGTACCTTCTACGGTGAGCTCTGGTACGTCgagtatataatgtattatccCGGTGACAGATTATTACGACGAGCTCATCATCGTCTTgacgatcgattcgaaagtAAGACAAAAtttaaggaaaaggaagaagatacgacaaatatttttttgttttctttttttcaaacaaatctAGGCAATCTCATGGGACCGGGTTCAAGTGTATTAGGATCGGCTGAACAGAATGCACATTCCTTATCTACGGTTTCGGCTACTTCCTGCGGTGTTTCCATGGGACCAGCCAACAATGGGATTTATACGTCAGATACTAGTGCCAGTATGCTGGGCTGTTTACTACCGTCTTTGCCTTCACTGCCCTCTCTTTCGTCTCCTCATGATGTTTTCCGACATGGTGAAATGTTACGAGCATATCATGATCCTTCGAGACAACATGCTAGACATTTGCAACGTACCGACGTTACCTAATTTTTAGGTTTAGCGTTAAGGGACACTTGCGTTTTAAcgtatctataattttattactttcttggatcattattttattatcgatttgactttatttgatataatttcttttcttttttttttgtttaatttctattgacgcaattaataattttttcctctttctctctctctttatatttcacTATCTTTTGCAAAACTAGGTGGGAAAAgtgctttttttatatttatcgtaatatttgcaaatttagttgatattttcttttttttgtaacaagGTCTacggattaattaattaattaattaattaagtaattaattatgcTTCTCTCGTAATTGTGTATCTCGTAGAAGAGgcaaattctatttttctttctttttttttttatctttttctttggttttctttttaatgggAAATAGGATATAACTATTTACTCTGTGCAGATTCGTCGTACGATAGGCAAGTTagatttatgattttattcattatatatatatatataaacaattatatttgatatattatatatttatatatatatatatctatatatatatatatgtatatacacatacacacacatacattatacatatattatatatattatataatatataatatatatatatatgtataaggaGCCTGATAGTTGGAATCTACaactatattatttcttttatacacgttgtacataaatattgtacaaagtgataaaaaaaaagcaaggtATCAGAATGTAAAACACAACCTGGATCGTAATGTtaccattttattatataaacatacatagaCAAGAAGTCAAGTAAAATAGAATGCTTCGAAAaacgatatatagatatatatatcgataaaaatcgaatttcattttgaccagattgtatattattcagtatatcaattttatgatgatctgtataaaaattctttttaaaaaagataacatcgaatgaatgaatgaatgaactaACAAATTATATCTAAGGCTAGATACATTTGTggatcccttttttttttaattttttttttctttttctgaaaaaaaaagaaatattataaacgattCTATGGCAGTGATTCctttcgaaaagttttctctTCGTATCCTCGAAATTAATCGAGGAATTTTCAAAGGAAATTCAAACGACTAAATTCATTTCCTCTTGTTGTTCAGTATGACCGAGTACAAATGGCCAGTTCCTGTTCGATATCCTTTCAAGTTCACCACGTAAAAGCCTTAATAGATCGTCGATGCATTTGACCTCGTGTATATCTTGTCTCAATTTCGATGCATTCGACGATAAATCAAgcaacttttcttcttcgtactaAAAAGTCAAGAATCAttattaagagagaaaaagggataaTGACGACAAGTAGATTATCATACCTCGAAGTCCTTCCTAAGTTCGCAAATATCCTTGAAGATATCCTTACTCGCATGCTGAAGACTCTCGACACGTTTTCGAAGATAATGGACAGATTTCTCTGGTTCTCCAAGGACAGGTGGTACGTTTCCATCGGTCTCGATGGTAAGAGCTAATCTTGTTAAATGATCGTGAGAAGAGGTTTTATCACAGAAACGATCGTCGTCCAAAAGGATCCGAGCTCTTTCTGGATTACTTTCGAGTTCCTGTAGGATCGATACAACTTCGTTTATGGCTGTAGATCGTGCctggaaagagataaaaaagtaataaaaaaagaaaaaaaaaatgaaaaatgaagaaaatcataattattttcacacacgtttacatttatttaatatattaatatagattttttgAGATGGTCtcgaaatgatttcttttttctttttttgccttcttttctcttttctctacattcttctttttttccagaggagtattcgatagaaatagaaCATACCTGGACAAAGTCACTGCCACAACCACCGGATGTCAGAGGAAGTTCGTCGCAAAGATAAAGAGGATTCATTTGTGTCTCACTTTGTGTTTCGGAACTCCAATCGTTGCTTTGAATGCCAGAAGTATCTTCGACTGATGATCGACGAGTTGCTTGCTTCTTTAAATCGTCCCAGGTAACACTTAGTCTTTCGTAACTCGATCTATTGCTATTGACCGTATCTGCTATTGAACCTTTCGAAGCTTCGATCGATTGTGTCCTCTTGAGCACGGCGTCATCCTGAAGGATGTCCGTCGTATTAACGTCGACATTAGACGTACTCGTTCTAGTTACTTGAATCTCTGAATTATCCTCGTACGACTCGAGCAAAGCTCTTAAACGTGGACCACCtggaatattaaaattcattattgtTACTTGTTGTTAATAGATCTTATATCAAACtcaattgtttatataaaaggatagatttatatataaataatttatggaAAGGATGGATTTGTGTATCTTGGAGAACGATTGAAcccctatatttttttttttttatatttctttatacatatatatttttttctttttttttatataaatttttttcgtataaagaaaaaaatgatatagatgGTTGATTAAATCTGACATAAAACCAATGTCAGGATGTATCGTTTTATTCCGAAGAGTCACTcgtgagagataaaaatagatttcaaCGTGcgtcagagagaaaaagagagaaaaagaggagagagagagagagagagagagagagagggagagagagagagagtctacACCGAGTATCGGTAAAATGGTTGAAGTTTTATTGGGGTCAAGAGTCACGTTCAGGAATCGCGTGTCCTAGTTTATACGCCATTGTAATCTCTTCGTCCTAAAGAACgaattatacattttctatctttttacatacttaaaattaatttcttt
This DNA window, taken from Vespula vulgaris chromosome 19, iyVesVulg1.1, whole genome shotgun sequence, encodes the following:
- the LOC127070778 gene encoding uncharacterized protein LOC127070778 isoform X3, with the translated sequence MMFYLNGRVASGGTARIDRSLPNEEDEFGWFVGGVEYDASTAMNESKDYHSSGSSTSMLSCIDSDEADAYTFASDYSKNPEEDETSEKIELSNLTHPKELCIDFIENDARIKKLGITTTATTTTTINPTKDNDFHDELAGGEPIIQQSRAMCYTPERLVRCEEYRILIPSPRFLSISRINSENENTRKTKLSKRRLNYLIDSKQIGGPRLRALLESYEDNSEIQVTRTSTSNVDVNTTDILQDDAVLKRTQSIEASKGSIADTVNSNRSSYERLSVTWDDLKKQATRRSSVEDTSGIQSNDWSSETQSETQMNPLYLCDELPLTSGGCGSDFVQARSTAINEVVSILQELESNPERARILLDDDRFCDKTSSHDHLTRLALTIETDGNVPPVLGEPEKSVHYLRKRVESLQHASKDIFKDICELRKDFEYEEEKLLDLSSNASKLRQDIHEVKCIDDLLRLLRGELERISNRNWPFVLGHTEQQEEMNLVV
- the LOC127070778 gene encoding uncharacterized protein LOC127070778 isoform X1 yields the protein MTFISTSKITWDLLLFVSCSVVPIKFVKETSVRSAPLMMFYLNGRVASGGTARIDRSLPNEEDEFGWFVGGVEYDASTAMNESKDYHSSGSSTSMLSCIDSDEADAYTFASDYSKNPEEDETSEKIELSNLTHPKELCIDFIENDARIKKLGITTTATTTTTINPTKDNDFHDELAGGEPIIQQSRAMCYTPERLVRCEEYRILIPSPRFLSISRINSENENTRKTKLSKRRLNYLIDSKQIGGPRLRALLESYEDNSEIQVTRTSTSNVDVNTTDILQDDAVLKRTQSIEASKGSIADTVNSNRSSYERLSVTWDDLKKQATRRSSVEDTSGIQSNDWSSETQSETQMNPLYLCDELPLTSGGCGSDFVQARSTAINEVVSILQELESNPERARILLDDDRFCDKTSSHDHLTRLALTIETDGNVPPVLGEPEKSVHYLRKRVESLQHASKDIFKDICELRKDFEYEEEKLLDLSSNASKLRQDIHEVKCIDDLLRLLRGELERISNRNWPFVLGHTEQQEEMNLVV
- the LOC127070778 gene encoding uncharacterized protein LOC127070778 isoform X2, which produces MTFISTSKITWDLLLFVSCSVVPIKFVKETSVRSAPLMMFYLNGRVASGGTARIDRSLPNEEDEFGWFVGGVEYDASTAMNESKDYHSSGSSTSMLSCIDSDEADAYTFASDYSKNPEEDETSEKIELSNLTHPKELCIDFIENDARIKKLGITTTATTTTTINPTKDNDFHDELAGGEPIIQQSRAMCYTPERLVRCEEYRILIPSPRFLSISRINSENENTRKTKLSKRRLNYLIDSKQIGGPRLRALLESYEDNSEIQVTRTSTSNVDVNTTDILQDDAVLKRTQSIEASKGSIADTVNSNRSSYERLSVTWDDLKKQATRRSSVEDTSGIQSNDWSSETQSETQMNPLYLCDELPLTSGGCGSDFVQELESNPERARILLDDDRFCDKTSSHDHLTRLALTIETDGNVPPVLGEPEKSVHYLRKRVESLQHASKDIFKDICELRKDFEYEEEKLLDLSSNASKLRQDIHEVKCIDDLLRLLRGELERISNRNWPFVLGHTEQQEEMNLVV